One Candidatus Bathyarchaeia archaeon DNA window includes the following coding sequences:
- a CDS encoding NTPase, protein MGYGVILTGSPGVGKTTCVLKVVQSLKRSGVQVGGFYTQEVRVEGRRIGFKIVDVQSGREGWLAKINGGSGPRIGKYLVMLGDLNEIGVAALRKALTDPRVQVIVVDEVGPMEMVSDAFKKTVEEVTRRGNVFLFTVHWSMADRFAVKAREKAAITLIHLTYINRDEAPANILNIVNSFLRDRAE, encoded by the coding sequence TTGGGTTACGGCGTCATTTTAACCGGCAGCCCCGGCGTAGGGAAAACAACCTGTGTTTTAAAGGTGGTTCAAAGCCTTAAAAGAAGCGGAGTTCAGGTAGGTGGCTTTTACACCCAGGAAGTAAGGGTGGAGGGTAGGCGAATTGGATTTAAAATTGTCGACGTTCAGAGCGGACGTGAGGGCTGGCTGGCGAAAATAAATGGGGGGTCAGGGCCTCGAATTGGAAAATACTTGGTGATGCTGGGTGATTTGAACGAAATAGGTGTTGCAGCTTTGCGTAAAGCTTTAACGGACCCCAGAGTTCAGGTGATCGTCGTCGACGAGGTAGGTCCGATGGAGATGGTTTCCGATGCTTTTAAGAAAACCGTGGAGGAGGTGACGCGTAGAGGAAACGTGTTCTTATTTACCGTGCATTGGAGCATGGCGGATCGATTCGCGGTTAAGGCTCGGGAAAAAGCCGCGATAACCCTGATCCACCTCACCTATATAAACCGCGATGAGGCCCCAGCGAACATCTTAAACATCGTTAACAGCTTCCTCAGGGATCGAGCAGAGTAA
- a CDS encoding glucosamine-6-phosphate isomerase yields MVDLPRFKGIPQRYVLTEEDMNRLLTMPPEEIDSWSPVKVVILPDVETLYRTFAKSIAEKIKANNERGELTKLILPVGPTPQYPILAEITNRERISWKNVWTFNMDEYLDWQGRPIPEDHPMSFKGFMKRNLFNLISEELRIPMNQAWFPDPFNPDAIDDKIRELGGVDTAYGGIGYHGHIAFNEPVDTYYVRLTPEEFKNSKTRVVELNSDTFVINSLCGIGGNPYGLPPRAVTIGMKPILEAKTIELYCDGGDLNWQLASFRIACMHPPTLDRPVTYVQEHPNPKETVTIYADARTAAPVKAAPK; encoded by the coding sequence GTGGTTGATTTGCCTCGGTTTAAAGGGATTCCACAGCGATATGTATTGACGGAGGAAGATATGAACAGGCTTTTAACGATGCCGCCTGAGGAGATCGACAGCTGGAGTCCTGTTAAAGTCGTGATCCTGCCTGATGTTGAGACGCTATACCGGACATTCGCGAAGTCCATCGCCGAAAAAATTAAGGCGAACAACGAAAGAGGCGAGTTGACGAAGCTTATCCTACCGGTGGGCCCAACACCCCAATACCCGATCTTGGCTGAGATCACCAACAGGGAGAGGATCAGCTGGAAAAACGTTTGGACCTTCAACATGGATGAATACTTGGACTGGCAGGGAAGGCCTATACCGGAAGATCACCCGATGAGCTTCAAGGGCTTTATGAAGAGGAACCTTTTCAACCTAATCTCAGAGGAGTTAAGAATTCCAATGAATCAGGCCTGGTTTCCAGATCCCTTCAACCCAGACGCGATTGACGATAAGATTCGGGAGCTAGGTGGGGTGGATACGGCCTACGGTGGCATCGGATACCATGGACACATCGCCTTCAACGAGCCGGTGGACACATATTACGTGAGGCTGACCCCTGAGGAGTTTAAAAACTCAAAGACAAGGGTCGTAGAGTTGAACTCCGACACCTTCGTCATCAACAGCCTATGCGGAATCGGTGGAAACCCATACGGCCTACCACCTAGAGCCGTAACAATCGGTATGAAACCCATACTTGAAGCCAAGACGATAGAGCTTTACTGCGATGGAGGAGACTTAAACTGGCAGCTGGCCTCGTTTAGAATCGCTTGCATGCATCCGCCAACTTTGGATCGCCCAGTCACCTACGTTCAGGAGCATCCAAACCCAAAGGAAACGGTCACCATATACGCTGACGCTCGAACAGCCGCCCCCGTGAAAGCCGCTCCTAAATAA
- a CDS encoding tRNA (guanine(10)-N(2))-dimethyltransferase, with product MSTLLMKEGKATFTLPELAEAPTRRMKVFYNPVMEENRDISVLMLQHHQRSRSVKLAATDLMAGCGVRGLRWALEVRGMGRILLNDVNGLAVEVARRNVELNHQTSLVEVYNMEANQFLALHSSPRRRLDVVDVDPFGSPAPYVDSSVRALKSGGLLALTATDLAALTGAASKACYRRYGSRPLRTEYAFENAIRILVSFVSRVAAIHKMGFKPLLCYHRKHYVRVYGVLRYGAEEADGSLRNIGFILHCVQCRFREQSNSIVNGRCETCGSKLRLIGPLWLGEISNRDTVASILKDLERRRFRLKKHIKDMLTRMLGEYGMPPTHYVLDDLSSALRVKPPRLEEVIEKLRASGYRACRVHIPGNRLKTDAPVEFIKYVLRP from the coding sequence ATGTCAACGCTCCTCATGAAAGAGGGTAAGGCCACTTTCACGTTGCCTGAGCTCGCCGAGGCCCCGACGAGGAGAATGAAGGTGTTTTACAACCCTGTAATGGAGGAGAACAGAGACATATCGGTTTTGATGCTTCAACACCATCAGAGGTCAAGGAGCGTGAAATTAGCCGCGACAGACTTGATGGCGGGATGCGGGGTGAGGGGTTTGAGGTGGGCCTTGGAGGTGCGTGGAATGGGGCGAATCCTGTTAAACGACGTCAACGGATTGGCGGTGGAGGTGGCCCGGAGGAATGTGGAGTTAAACCATCAAACGAGTTTGGTGGAGGTTTATAACATGGAGGCGAACCAGTTCCTGGCTTTACACTCGTCTCCTAGACGACGTCTCGACGTGGTGGACGTGGATCCCTTTGGGTCGCCTGCGCCGTACGTGGATTCATCGGTGAGGGCCCTCAAAAGCGGAGGACTACTGGCCCTTACCGCCACAGACCTAGCTGCTTTAACTGGAGCGGCCTCAAAGGCATGCTACCGAAGATATGGGAGTAGGCCGTTGAGAACCGAGTACGCGTTCGAAAACGCGATTCGGATACTGGTTTCCTTCGTATCCAGGGTCGCAGCCATCCATAAAATGGGGTTTAAACCCCTCTTATGCTATCACCGGAAGCATTATGTAAGGGTTTACGGAGTCTTGAGATACGGGGCCGAAGAGGCGGATGGCTCCCTTCGAAACATCGGGTTCATTCTCCACTGCGTTCAATGCCGGTTTCGTGAACAGTCGAACTCCATCGTCAACGGAAGATGTGAGACATGTGGCTCCAAACTGAGGTTGATAGGACCGTTATGGTTGGGGGAGATCTCAAACAGGGATACAGTGGCCTCGATTTTGAAGGATCTCGAGAGAAGGAGGTTTCGACTCAAAAAACACATTAAGGATATGCTAACCCGAATGCTGGGGGAGTATGGAATGCCCCCCACCCACTACGTTTTAGACGACCTTTCAAGCGCTTTGAGGGTTAAACCACCTAGGTTAGAGGAGGTTATCGAGAAGCTGAGGGCTTCAGGGTACAGGGCTTGCAGAGTCCATATACCAGGTAATAGGTTGAAAACAGACGCCCCCGTCGAGTTCATCAAGTACGTGTTGAGGCCTTAG
- the metG gene encoding methionine--tRNA ligase subunit beta — protein MVVDQIDITDFQRLDLRVGTVKEVERVPNTKKLYRIKVDLGELGVKQTVAGLVEYYQPDELLGKKIVFLSNLKPIKLAGETSEGMLLASERNGKVALLTVDRDVPDGSKIR, from the coding sequence ATGGTGGTCGATCAAATAGACATAACGGATTTTCAGAGGCTAGACCTCAGGGTGGGCACGGTTAAGGAGGTGGAGAGGGTGCCTAACACCAAAAAGCTCTACAGAATTAAAGTAGACCTAGGGGAGCTTGGGGTTAAACAAACCGTCGCGGGGCTGGTGGAATACTACCAGCCTGATGAGCTCCTGGGCAAGAAAATCGTTTTTCTATCCAACTTAAAACCCATAAAACTGGCCGGTGAAACCTCAGAGGGCATGCTTTTAGCCTCGGAGAGAAACGGGAAAGTAGCCCTCCTGACCGTTGACAGGGATGTTCCAGATGGCTCAAAAATCAGGTGA
- the nth gene encoding endonuclease III — translation MSSCLNSSSPSKPSNSMVALALKIIGENYGGKRFKLGLNPFEQLVATILSQNTSWKNVDRALNNLKRRGHLKPDDILALGPQRLSKVIRPAGLHIIKSRRIHQIALTVKKRFGGTLNGLMGMNIKEAREELMKLPGVGPKTADVFLAFTAGHPILPVDTHISRVSKRLRVTGEKAGYEEVKAALEAHVPPEDRVKTHIALIEFGRNVCRAVNPRCEICPVGDFCPSKS, via the coding sequence GTGTCGAGCTGCTTGAACTCCTCATCGCCCTCCAAACCCAGCAACAGCATGGTCGCCCTCGCGTTGAAAATCATAGGTGAAAATTATGGGGGTAAGCGGTTTAAACTTGGTTTAAACCCATTTGAACAGCTGGTAGCGACAATCTTATCCCAGAACACGAGCTGGAAAAACGTTGACCGCGCGTTAAACAACCTTAAGCGCCGAGGACACCTTAAACCAGACGACATCCTCGCCTTAGGGCCTCAAAGGCTTTCAAAAGTGATTAGGCCAGCAGGCCTCCACATCATAAAATCTCGGAGAATTCATCAAATAGCCTTAACGGTGAAGAAAAGGTTTGGTGGAACCCTAAACGGGTTAATGGGGATGAACATTAAGGAGGCCCGCGAGGAGTTGATGAAGCTCCCGGGAGTGGGGCCTAAAACCGCTGATGTGTTCCTCGCCTTCACAGCGGGCCATCCAATTCTCCCTGTTGACACGCACATTTCAAGGGTTTCAAAACGACTACGCGTGACGGGCGAAAAAGCAGGCTATGAAGAGGTGAAGGCGGCGTTGGAGGCCCATGTTCCCCCTGAAGATAGGGTTAAAACGCATATCGCCCTCATCGAGTTCGGTAGAAACGTGTGCAGAGCGGTTAACCCCAGGTGTGAAATATGCCCGGTAGGAGATTTTTGCCCCTCTAAATCGTGA
- a CDS encoding RlmE family RNA methyltransferase has translation MGRKSDAWLRERSRDYYRRKALEEGYRSRAAYKLIEAASKRPLLGRGFKILDLGSAPGGWLQVASEKTGRNGLAIGVDKRPIAPFKSRNVKIILMDVKNPQLTSVVLSTAKGKLHTVLSDLSPNISGVWETDSEVQMDLAETALRIAVETLKPGGCFFVKLFQGPRTREFYRSVKNLFEEVSYFKPKASKSRSSEMYIMAISFKPKASTRT, from the coding sequence ATGGGTAGGAAATCCGACGCATGGCTCAGGGAAAGGAGCAGGGACTATTACCGGAGGAAGGCCCTGGAGGAGGGTTACAGAAGTCGTGCAGCCTACAAGCTTATCGAGGCCGCTTCGAAAAGACCTTTGCTGGGTAGGGGGTTTAAGATTTTAGACTTAGGGTCGGCACCGGGCGGCTGGCTCCAAGTGGCTTCAGAGAAAACCGGTCGAAACGGCCTCGCCATAGGAGTCGATAAAAGGCCTATAGCGCCTTTTAAATCGAGAAACGTTAAAATCATCTTAATGGACGTGAAGAACCCACAGCTTACCAGCGTTGTGCTCAGCACGGCTAAGGGGAAGCTTCACACCGTCCTATCGGATCTATCCCCCAACATTTCCGGCGTCTGGGAAACAGATTCCGAGGTTCAGATGGACTTGGCTGAAACCGCCTTAAGGATCGCGGTGGAAACCTTGAAGCCAGGCGGCTGCTTCTTCGTAAAGCTGTTTCAAGGGCCTCGAACCAGGGAATTTTACAGGTCTGTTAAAAACCTCTTCGAGGAAGTCTCCTACTTTAAACCTAAAGCCAGTAAGTCCCGGAGCTCGGAAATGTACATCATGGCCATTAGCTTCAAACCTAAGGCCTCAACACGTACTTGA
- a CDS encoding Lrp/AsnC family transcriptional regulator yields the protein MAQKSGETVSGESGEAKPEEKAVVRKGVTEQEILELIRNSRDEGILQSELWKMVNADSREGSRAILRLEKKGLIVRRKELHQGRWTYRVISKLKFSSVDSIIDVPCAFCDLESKCGRAAILSPTRCERLTEWLEKLVNSG from the coding sequence ATGGCTCAAAAATCAGGTGAAACAGTGAGCGGTGAAAGCGGAGAAGCGAAGCCTGAGGAAAAAGCCGTCGTCAGGAAGGGTGTGACTGAGCAAGAGATATTGGAGTTGATTAGAAACAGCCGTGACGAGGGCATCCTCCAATCAGAGCTTTGGAAGATGGTTAACGCTGACAGTAGGGAGGGTTCTAGGGCCATCCTCAGATTGGAGAAGAAAGGCTTAATCGTCAGGAGAAAGGAGCTTCATCAAGGCAGATGGACTTACAGGGTCATCTCCAAGCTGAAGTTCTCGTCAGTCGACTCCATCATAGATGTCCCATGCGCGTTCTGCGACCTTGAGTCGAAGTGCGGTCGGGCGGCGATCTTGTCCCCCACTCGGTGTGAAAGGCTAACCGAATGGCTTGAAAAACTGGTTAACTCAGGTTAA